One part of the Prunus persica cultivar Lovell chromosome G5, Prunus_persica_NCBIv2, whole genome shotgun sequence genome encodes these proteins:
- the LOC18777815 gene encoding T-complex protein 1 subunit delta, translating into MASPAVISQPRSSSKTESYVDNKRKEDIRQANILAARAVADAVRTSLGPKGMDKMISTANGEVIITNDGATILNKMEVLQPAAKMLVELSKSQDSAAGDGTTTVVVIAGALLKQCHILLSHGVHPTVISDSLHKAAIRAVDVLTAMAVPVELTDRDSLVKSASTSLNSKVVSQYSTLLAPLAVDAVLSVVDPAKPEVVDLRDIRIVKKLGGTVDDTETVKGLVFDKKASHAAGGPTRMENAKIAVIQFQISPPKTDIEQSIVVSDYTQMDRILKEERNYILGMIKKIKATGCNVLLIQKSILRDAVTDLSLHYLAKAKILVIKDVERDEIEFITKTLNCLPIANIEHFRAEKLGHADLVEEVSLGDGKIVKITGIQNMGRTTTVLVRGSNQLVLDEAERSLHDALCVVRCLVSKRFLIAGGGAPEIELSRQLGAWAKVLQGMEGYCVKSFAEALEVVPYTLAENAGLNPIAIVTELRNRHAQGEINTGINVRKGQITNILEENVVQPLLVSTSAITLATECVRMILKIDDIVTVR; encoded by the coding sequence ATGGCTTCACCAGCAGTGATCTCCCAACCCCGCTCGTCCTCCAAGACCGAGTCTTATGTCGACAACAAGCGCAAGGAAGACATCCGCCAGGCCAACATCCTCGCCGCTCGAGCCGTGGCCGATGCCGTCCGGACCAGCCTGGGACCCAAGGGCATGGACAAGATGATCTCCACTGCCAACGGCGAGGTCATCATCACCAACGACGGTGCCACCATCCTCAACAAGATGGAGGTCCTCCAACCCGCCGCCAAGATGCTCGTCGAGCTCTCCAAGTCTCAAGACTCTGCCGCTGGTGACGGTACCACCACCGTCGTCGTCATTGCGGGCGCTCTCCTGAAACAGTGCCACATCCTTCTGTCCCACGGCGTCCACCCGACGGTCATCTCCGACTCACTCCACAAGGCTGCCATTAGAGCCGTCGATGTCTTGACCGCCATGGCCGTCCCCGTCGAGCTCACAGACCGCGATTCGCTGGTCAAGTCCGCAAGCACATCGCTCAACAGCAAGGTAGTGAGCCAGTACTCGACTCTGCTCGCGCCGCTAGCCGTCGACGCCGTGCTCTCAGTGGTGGACCCCGCGAAGCCAGAGGTGGTGGACCTGAGGGATATCAGGATCGTGAAGAAGCTCGGAGGCACCGTCGACGATACAGAGACGGTGAAGGGACTTGTTTTCGATAAGAAGGCGAGTCACGCAGCTGGTGGGCCTACAAGGATGGAGAATGCGAAGATCGCTGTGATTCAATTCCAGATTTCGCCTCCCAAGACCGATATTGAACAGAGCATTGTCGTCTCGGACTATACACAGATGGATAGGATtttgaaagaagaaaggaattaCATTCTGGGTATGATTAAGAAGATCAAGGCGACTGGGTGTAACGTCTTGCTGATTCAGAAGAGTATTCTGAGAGACGCAGTTACTGATTTGTCCTTGCATTATTTGGCGAAAGCAAAGATCTTGGTGATTAAGGACGTGGAGAGAGATGAGATCGAGTTCATCACCAAGACTCTGAATTGCTTGCCCATTGCTAACATTGAGCATTTCCGGGCAGAGAAATTGGGGCACGCTGATTTGGTTGAGGAGGTTTCGCTTGGTGATGGAAAGATTGTGAAGATTACAGGGATTCAGAACATGGGTCGGACCACTACCGTTCTGGTTCGTGGGTCGAACCAGTTGGTGCTGGATGAGGCGGAGCGGAGCCTGCATGATGCTTTGTGTGTGGTGAGGTGTTTGGTGAGCAAGAGGTTTTTGATTGCGGGTGGCGGTGCGCCGGAGATTGAGCTGTCGAGGCAGTTGGGTGCGTGGGCTAAGGTGCTGCAGGGGATGGAGGGTTATTGTGTGAAGTCGTTTGCAGAGGCGCTCGAGGTTGTTCCCTATACACTGGCTGAGAATGCGGGTTTGAATCCGATTGCGATTGTGACTGAGCTGAGGAACCGCCACGCACAGGGAGAAATCAATACTGGAATTAATGTGAGGAAGGGGCAGATTACCAACATCTTGGAGGAGAATGTGGTGCAGCCGCTGCTTGTGAGCACAAGTGCCATCACTCTGGCCACCGAGTGTGTGCGGATGATTTTGAAGATTGATGACATAGTTACAGTAAGATAG
- the LOC18776712 gene encoding DExH-box ATP-dependent RNA helicase DExH3 yields MPYSALFEGYIIRTTAMSLKPTTASSPILASLRRTHNHRHRHIASVRPSFFGCTMRNSRYHTHCLARSQNWNACYYLPRHVGPVGEVTCLASSRAVEADWKQRQLRSTAVPFLYQQNLGYGRFAYQDASASEDSDYERSSSPRQSGGSTLENIDEWRWKLTMFLRNKDEQEVVSRERKDRRDFEHLSELANRMGLYSRQYSKVVVFSKVPQPNYRPDLDDKRPQREVVLPFGLHREVDAHLKAYVSQKPMKTGNLSEFSFSRSSSSVSMVNDGGPYEQEEPSIQNSDAMEKILLRKSLQLRNRQQHWQESPEGQKMLELRRSLPAYKEKDALLKAISENQVIVVSGETGCGKTTQLPQYILESEIEAARGTACSIICTQPRRISAMAVSERVAAERGEKLGESVGYKVRLEGVKGRDTRLLFCTTGILLRRLLVDRKLRGVTHVIVDEIHERGMNEDFLLIVLKELLPRRPELRLILMSATLNAELFSSYFGGAPMIHIPGFTYPVRAHFLENILEMTRYQLNEYNQIDDYGQEKAWKMQKQAPGFKKRKSQIASTVEEVLEAADFREYSPRTRESLSCWNPDSIGFNLIEHLLCHIVRKERPGAILVFMTGWDDINSLKDQLQSHPLLGDPSRVLLLACHGSMPSSEQRLIFDKPEDEIRKIVLATNMAETSITINDVVFVVDCGKAKETSYDALNNTPCLLPSWISKAASRQRRGRAGRVQPGECYHLYPRCVYDAFADYQLPELLRTPLQSLCLQIKSLQLGSISEFLSKALQAPEPLSVQNAVEYLKIIGALDDNEDLTVLGRHLSMLPVEPKLGKMLILGAIFNCLDPVMTAVAGLSMRDPFLMPFDKKDLAESAKAQFSARDNSDHLALVRAYDGWKNAERVQSGYEYCWRNFLSAQTLKSIDSLRKQFFFLLKDTGLVDHHTETCNTWSHDEHLVRAVICAGLFPGICSVVNKEKSIALKTMEDGQVMLYSNSVNAGVPKIPYPWLVFNEKVKVNSVFLRDSTGVSDSVLLLFGGNISRGGLDGHLKMLGGYLEFFMNPALANTYIFLKGELGELIHNKLLNPKLDMQSHTHLLSALRLLVSEDQCEGRFVFGRKVPVPSKKATKEIKPSILSVGDKGGPNNNSKNQLQTLLVRAGHDAPTYKTKQLKNNQFCSTVIFNGLNFVGQPCNSKKQAEKDAAAEAVLWLKGERHSSSTDIDHMSMLLKKSKKTSQKRTSFDSAKWG; encoded by the exons ATGCCCTACTCAGCCCTCTTTGAGGGCTATATTATAAGAACAACCGCCATGTCTCTCAAACCGACCACCGCCTCATCCCCCATTTTGGCCTCTTTGCGTAGGACCCACAACCACCGCCACCGCCACATAGCTTCAGTAAGGCCGTCTTTTTTCGGTTGCACCATGAGGAACAGCCGTTACCACACCCACTGCCTTGCCCGGTCGCAGAATTGGAATGCGTGTTATTATCTGCCGCGTCACGTGGGGCCAGTGGGGGAAGTCACGTGCCTGGCCTCGTCGCGGGCGGTGGAGGCTGATTGGAAGCAGAGGCAGCTGAGGAGTACGGCGGTGCCCTTTTTGTACCAGCAGAACTTGGGTTATGGACGGTTTGCATACCAAGACGCCTCCGCTAGTGAGGATTCCGACTACGAAAGGAGTTCTTCTCCGCGCCAATCG GGTGGTTCGACCCTTGAAAACATTGATGAATGGAGATGGAAGTTAACCATGTTTCTTCGCAACAAAGATGAGCAAGAAGTGGTGTCCAGGGAAAGAAAGGACAGACGTGATTTTGAGCATCTTTCAGAACTGGCAAATAGGATGGGTTTATATAG CCGTCAGTATTCAAAAGTTGTAGTCTTTAGTAAAGTCCCTCAGCCAAATTACAGACCTGATCTGGATGATAAGCGACCACAAAGAGAG GTTGTCTTACCTTTTGGACTGCATAGAGAAGTAGATGCTCATCTCAAAGCCTATGTATCTCAAAAGCCAATGAAGACAGGAAATTTATcagaattttccttttcaagatCAAGCAGTAGTGTAAGTATGGTTAATGATGGAGGACCTTATGAGCAGGAGGAGCCCTCAATACAGAATAGTGATGCCATGGAGAAAATTCTTCTGCGGAAAAGCTTGCAACTTCGTAATAGGCAACAACATTGGCAG GAATCTCCTGAAGGTCAAAAGATGCTTGAACTTCGTAGAAGCCTGCCTGCATATAAGGAAAAAGATGCACTGTTAAAAGCCATATCAGAAAATCAG GTCATAGTTGTCTCAGGTGAAACAGGTTGTGGTAAAACTACACAGCTTCCTCAGTACATTTTAGAATCTGAGATTGAAGCTGCTCGAGGAACTGCCTGCAGTATTATTTGTACCCAGCCTAGGCGAATATCTGCCATGGCTGTTTCTGAAAGAGTTGCTGCAGAGCGAGGGGAGAAACTGGGTGAATCT GTTGGCTACAAAGTTAGGCTGGAAGGGGTGAAGGGGAGGGACACCCGCCTTCTTTTTTGCACCACTGGAATATTATTGAGGCGATTACTTGTCGACAGAAAGTTGAGAGGTGTTACACATGTTATTGTTGACGAGATTCATGAACGTGGAATGAATGAag ATTTTCTTCTTATCGTCCTGAAAGAACTTCTCCCTCGTCGACCAGAGTTGAGGTTGATTTTGATGAGTGCAACCCTAAATGCCGAGCTTTTCTCTTCCTACTTTGGTGGTGCTCCAATGATTCATATTCCT GGTTTTACATATCCAGTCCGAGCACATTTTCTGGAGAATATTCTAGAAATGACTAGGTATCAGTTGAATGAATACAATCAAATTGATGATTATGGTCAAGAAAAGGCATGGAAAATGCAGAAACAAGCTCCAGGTTtcaaaaagaggaaaagccAAATTGCTTCTACAGTTGAG GAGGTACTTGAAGCTGCTGATTTTAGGGAGTACAGTCCAAGGACTCGAGAGTCTCTCTCCTGTTGGAATCCTGATTCCATTGGTTTCAACCTCATTGAGCATCTGCTTTGTCACATAGTCAGGAAAGAACGGCCTGGTgctattttggtttttatgaCTGGTTGGGATGACATTAATTCCTTGAAGGATCAACTCCAATCTCATCCCCTATTAGGAGATCCTAGCAGGGTCCTACTGCTTGCATGTCATGGTTCTATGCCTAGCTCTGAGCAG AGGTTAATATTTGATAAGCCAGAAGATGAAATTCGGAAAATAGTTCTAGCGACAAACATGGCTGAGACTAGTATCACTATCAATGATGTTGTTTTTGTGGTTGATTGTGGAAAGGCGAAAGAGACATCATATGATGCACTTAATAACACTCCCTGTTTGCTTCCATCCTGGATTTCAAAGGCTGCTTCTCGGCAA AGAAGAGGCAGAGCTGGTCGTGTTCAACCTGGTGAGTGTTACCATCTCTACCCCAGATGTGTATATGATGCCTTTGCTGATTATCAGTTACCTGAACTTTTGAGGACGCCATTGCAATCTTTATGTTTACAAATCAAAAGTCTGCAACTTGGAAGTATTTCAGAGTTCCTATCTAAGGCCTTACAGGCGCCAGAACCTCTATCG GTTCAAAATGCTGTTGAGTATTTGAAGATCATTGGGGCCTTAGATGATAATGAAGATCTGACAGTGTTAG GACGCCACCTGTCAATGCTTCCCGTTGAGCCTAAACTTGGAAAAATGCTCATATTAGGAGCTATCTTCAACTGTCTGGATCCAGTAATGACTGCTGTTGCAGGCCTTAGTATGAGAGATCCATTCCTGATGCCATTTGACAAAAAGGAT cTTGCAGAATCAGCAAAAGCACAGTTCTCCGCCCGTGATAACAGTGATCATCTTGCTCTTGTCCGAGCTTATGATGGTTGGAAAAATGCTGAAAGAGTGCAGTCTGGTTATGAGTACTGCTGGAGGAATTTTCTTTCTGCACAAACTCTAAAATCCATTGACTCTCTTCGGAAGCAGTTCTTCTTTTTGCTCAAGGATACTGGTCTGGTTGATCATCATACAGAAACTTGTAATACATGGAGCCATGATGAACACCTTGTCCGAGCGGTCATCTGTGCCGGATTATTTCCTGGAATATGCTCTGTTGTG AACAAAGAGAAGTCGATTGCGCTGAAAACAATGGAAGATGGACAAGTAATGCTATACTCG AATTCTGTCAATGCCGGGGTACCCAAAATTCCATACCCATGGCTAGTTTTCAACGAAAAGGTGAAAGTGAATTCGGTATTTCTCCGGGATTCAACTGGTGTATCTGATTCTGTACTCCTTTTGTTTGGAGGCAACATCTCCAGGGGCGGGCTG GATGGGCACCTGAAGATGTTGGGAGGATATTTGGAGTTTTTCATGAATCCTGCATTAGcaaatacatatattttcttaaaggGGGAGCTTGGCGAACTGATTCATAATAAG CTCCTCAACCCCAAATTGGATATGCAGTCTCATACTCACCTCCTATCAGCACTAAGATTACTGGTCTCAGAGGACCAATGTGAGGGTAGATTTGTCTTTGGCCGCAAGGTGCCAGTACCTTCAAAGAAGGCAACAAAAGAGATTAAACCTAGCATCTTGTCGGTTGGTGACAAAGGTGGGCCAAATAATAATTCCAAAAATCAGCTGCAAACTTTGCTTGTCAGAGCCGGACATGATGCACCCACCTACAAGAcgaaacaattgaaaaacaaccAGTTCTGTTCTACAGTGATATTTAATGGGTTGAACTTTGTAGGGCAGCCTTGCAATAGTAAGAAACAAGCAGAGAAGGATGCAGCTGCTGAGGCTGTGCTTTGGTTGAAGGGTGAGAGGCATTCATCTTCCACAGATATTGACCATATGTCAATGCTTCTAAAGAAGAGTAAAAAGACAAGCCAGAAAAGGACTTCATTTGATAGTGCTAAGTGGGGTTAA
- the LOC18775947 gene encoding uncharacterized protein LOC18775947: MKHDSVLARSFAHHQQKRLRYGAFACCLLLPLYFCTVLRPSLNLLVWNLQLSVGVGLEMLQVEQTNSSQLIKGKHPDQKIRTPTGLIAENGPQAETKSRDPYALPLFQVAVSKVVTKNLEPICNVLEPRTNFCEINRDVRVDGKSSTVSIVSSQMDVLAGNSPWTIRPYARKEDKRPMNHTRAWSVKPVIGDQEIPRCSRNHSVPAILFSNGGYTGNHFHEFTDIVVPLYITSRKYDGEVQFLISDLRTWWVAKFQAILKGLSNYEFLDIDKEAVHCFPSITVGLKRHPKDLTIDPSKHSYSMKDFREFLRNTYSLKRTNAIRIRDGQRKKPRLLIISRWRTRCFTNLRQITKMARTLGYKVTVEEADRNMSRIAQVVNSCDVLMGVHGAGLTNILFLPENSIFIQILPIGGFEWIATNYFGVPSRGMNLNYLEYKVSKEESTLKNDPHTTPIRGWEGFKSTFLNAQNIKLNVNRFRPTLLKALELLHY, translated from the exons ATGAAGCACGATTCTGTACTTGCCAGAAGCTTTGCTCACCATCAGCAGAAGAGGTTACGATACGGAGCATTTGCTTGCTGCTTGCTCCTACCATTATACTTTTGCACGGTGCTCAGGCCTAGTTTGAATCTATTAGTTT GGAATTTGCAGCTGTCTGTGGGTGTTGGTTTGGAGATGCTGCAAGTCGAGCAAACAAACAGCTCTCAGCTAATCAAAGGCAAGCATCCCGATCAGAAGATACGCACTCCCACTGGTCTCATTGCAGAAAATGGTCCACAAGCAGAGACAAAGAGTAGGGACCCTTATGCTCTACCACTTTTCCAAGTGGCTG TTTCAAAAGTCGTGACAAAGAATTTGGAGCCAATTTGCAATGTTTTGGAACCAAGAACCAATTTTTGCGAGATCAACAGGGATGTTCGGGTTGATGGAAAATCGTCGACAGTTTCTATTGTTTCATCTCAAATGGATGTGTTGGCAGGGAATAGCCCCTGGACTATAAGACCTTATGCTcgaaaagaagacaaaaggcCAATGAATCACACTCGAGCATGGTCAGTAAAACCAGTCATTGGTGACCAGGAAATCCCTCGATGCTCCCGAAATCATAGTGTTCCAGCCATCTTGTTTTCAAATGGAGGATATACAGGAAACCATTTCCATGAATTTACTGATATAGTAGTTCCACTCTATATTACTTCTCGAAAATATGACGGAGAAGTTCAGTTTCTTATTTCGGATTTACGAACTTGGTGGGTTGCAAAGTTCCAAGCAATACTAAAAGGACTTTCTAATTATGAGTTTCTTGACATTGACAAAGAAGCAGTCCACTGCTTTCCAAGCATAACTGTTGGCCTCAAAAGACATCCAAAGGATCTGACCATTGATCCTTCAAAACATTCATATTCTATGAAAGACTTCAGAGAGTTCTTAAGAAACACTTATTCATTGAAGAGGACTAATGCAATCAGAATCAGAGATGGTCAACGTAAAAAGCCCCGGCTTCTGATCATCTCAAGATGGAGGACAAGGTGTTTCACGAATTTAAGACAAATTACTAAGATGGCTAGAACCTTGGGGTACAAGGTAACTGTTGAAGAAGCAGACAGGAATATGTCAAGAATTGCACAAGTTGTGAATTCTTGTGATGTGTTAATGGGAGTTCATGGAGCTGGCCTCACAAACATTCTTTTCCTTcctgaaaattcaatttttatccaaATACTACCTATTGGAGGGTTCGAATGGATTGCAACAAACTACTTCGGAGTGCCTTCAAGGGGTATGAATCTAAACTACTTGGAATATAAAGTAAGCAAAGAGGAGAGCACACTGAAAAATGACCCTCACACAACTCCAATACGAGGATGGGAAGGATTCAAGTCAACTTTTCTGAATGCGCAAAATATAAAGCTTAACGTCAATAGGTTTAGACCCACTCTGTTAAAAGCTCTTGAACTTCTGCATTATTAA
- the LOC18777258 gene encoding uncharacterized protein LOC18777258, with protein MVMYDSILARSFSRHEQKKLRYGAFVCCLLIALCFCAVLKPNLNPLPALKLQRSMGVKHQILALWETNSTQQVIKNMLEYPEINTNTTEEFENMTSQVAADSDDLQQNASTLTNPIASSSQAEEAKIEEVVTKNLEPLCNTMEAKTEFCELNMDVHVDAKSSSAFVVSSQIGNRSWSIRPYARKEDKTAMSRTRAWSVKPVIGDLEIPQCNRNHRVPAILFSNGGYTGNHFHEFTDVVIPLFITSRKYDGEVQFLISDIKPFWVTKYQAVLKGLSKYDIIDIDKEDVVHCFPSLTVGLKRHEKELSIDPSKHSYSMKDFREFLRNSFSLKKANAIRIKDGHQRKRPRLLIIPRKRTRSFTNTGEISKMARRLGFKVIVAEADINLSKFAEVVNSCDVLMGVHGAGLTNILFLPENAVFIQILPIGGFEWLATNDFGEPSQDMNLKYLEYKISNEESTLIQQYPLDHAVFTDPYSIGKQGWEAFKSIFLEKQNVKLNVNRFRPTLLKALELLHQN; from the exons ATGGTGATGTATGATTCCATACTTGCCAGAAGTTTCAGTCGGCATGAGCAGAAGAAATTGAGATATGGAGCATTTGTTTGCTGCTTGCTCATAGCATTGTGCTTCTGCGCAGTGCTCAAGCCTAATTTGAATCCTCTACCAGCTT TGAAATTGCAGCGGTCAATGGGGGTCAAACACCAGATACTGGCACTCTGGGAAACAAACAGCACTCAGCAAGTAATTAAAAACATGCTCGAATATCCGGAGATAAACACAAACACGACGGAGGAGTTTGAAAATATGACTTCTCAAGTAGCGGCAGATTCTGATGATCTGCAGCAAAACGCAAGCACTCTCACTAATCCCATTGCAAGCAGCAGTCAGGCTGAAGAGGCAAAGA TTGAAGAAGTGGTGACAAAGAATTTAGAGCCACTTTGCAATACCATGGAAGCAAAAACGGAATTTTGCGAGCTCAACATGGATGTTCATGTCGATGCGAAATCTTCTTCAGCGTTTGTTGTTTCATCTCAAATTGGGAATAGGTCCTGGAGTATAAGACCTTATGCTcgaaaagaagacaaaacgGCTATGAGCCGTACTCGAGCATGGTCAGTGAAACCAGTCATTGGTGATCTGGAAATCCCTCAATGTAACCGAAATCATAGAGTTCCTGCCATCTTGTTTTCAAATGGTGGATATACAGGAAACCATTTCCATGAGTTCACTGATGTGGTGATCCCTCTCTTTATCACTTCTAGAAAATATGATGGAGAAGTTCAATTTCTTATATCGGATATAAAACCTTTTTGGGTAACAAAGTACCAAGCAGTACTAAAAGGACTGTCCAAGTATGACATTATCGACATCGACAAAGAAGATGTTGTGCATTGCTTCCCAAGCCTAACGGTTGGCCTTAAAAGACATGAAAAGGAGCTGAGCATTGACCCTTCAAAACATTCATATTCTATGAAAGACTTCAGAGAGTTTCTAAGAAACAGTTTCTCATTGAAGAAAGCCAATGCAATCAGAATCAAAGATGGTCATCAACGAAAAAGGCCCCGGCTTCTGATCATACCAAGAAAGAGAACAAGGTCTTTCACAAATACAGGGGAAATTTCTAAAATGGCTAGACGCTTGGGATTCAAGGTGATTGTTGCAGAGGCTGACATTAACTTGTCAAAATTTGCAGAAGTCGTAAACTCTTGTGATGTGTTAATGGGAGTTCATGGAGCTGGGCTTACAAACATTCTTTTCCTTCCTGAGAATGCAGTTTTCATTCAAATACTTCCCATTGGAGGGTTCGAATGGCTGGCTACGAACGACTTTGGCGAGCCTTCACAGGATATGAATCTCAAGTATTTGGAATATAAGATAAGCAATGAGGAGAGCACGTTGATACAGCAATACCCACTGGATCATGCAGTTTTCACTGACCCTTACTCAATTGGAAAACAGGGGTGGGAAGCATTCAAGTCAATATTTTTGGAGAAACAAAATGTAAAGCTTAATGTCAATAGGTTCAGACCTACATTGTTGAAAGCCCTTGAGCTTCTGCATCAGAATTAG